A genomic window from Flavobacterium johnsoniae includes:
- a CDS encoding PhnA domain-containing protein — MKLEELLKKRSGNVCELSGIGENLVAYEVPPAQNKGVDSWILINEKCLRQIEKKEELDDVFWKNFLSTSMWSEVPAVQVVSWRLLNRFRNESWAADALDMMYLEDENLEWAKATGDHTGDGSINFHKDSNGNILQNGDTVTLIKDLDVKGSSLNAKVGTAVRNIRLVHDNHEQIEGKIDGQAIVILTKFVKK, encoded by the coding sequence ATGAAATTAGAGGAATTATTAAAAAAGAGAAGTGGAAATGTATGTGAATTAAGCGGTATCGGTGAAAATCTAGTTGCTTATGAAGTTCCGCCTGCTCAAAATAAAGGTGTGGACAGTTGGATTTTAATCAATGAGAAATGCCTTCGCCAAATTGAAAAGAAAGAGGAATTGGATGATGTTTTCTGGAAAAATTTTCTATCGACATCTATGTGGAGTGAAGTGCCGGCCGTACAGGTGGTTTCTTGGCGTCTGCTTAACCGTTTTCGTAATGAAAGCTGGGCTGCTGATGCGCTGGATATGATGTATTTGGAGGATGAAAATCTGGAATGGGCAAAAGCAACCGGAGACCATACTGGTGACGGATCTATTAATTTCCATAAAGACAGCAATGGTAATATCCTGCAAAACGGCGACACGGTAACGCTTATCAAAGATTTGGATGTAAAAGGCTCGTCTTTAAATGCAAAAGTTGGTACAGCGGTGCGAAATATTCGTTTAGTTCATGACAATCATGAGCAAATTGAAGGAAAAATAGACGGGCAGGCAATTGTAATTCTAACTAAATTTGTGAAGAAATAA
- a CDS encoding class I SAM-dependent methyltransferase yields the protein MIFEQLKQNKSIDDNEFNQVYPIRIKKLAARHWTPVKIARKAFLVDKPNKRVLDIGSGAGKFCLVGAALTSGIFYGVEQRESLIKLSRKIAKKYKIDNAEFIHSNIMEISLLDYDAFYFFNSFQENIDLTARIDKSIDPSEELYNLYTAYLKDQLEKTPIGTKLVTYWSNCREVPKSFSLESVSHGGILSFWRKTA from the coding sequence ATGATTTTTGAACAACTCAAGCAAAATAAATCTATTGATGATAACGAGTTTAACCAAGTGTACCCTATTAGGATAAAGAAGCTGGCGGCCCGTCATTGGACCCCCGTAAAAATAGCCAGAAAAGCTTTTTTGGTGGACAAACCCAATAAAAGGGTATTGGATATAGGCTCGGGGGCTGGGAAATTCTGCCTTGTGGGGGCCGCTTTAACAAGTGGAATTTTTTATGGGGTGGAGCAAAGGGAATCGCTTATAAAATTATCGCGAAAAATTGCCAAAAAATATAAGATTGATAATGCAGAATTCATACACTCAAATATTATGGAGATATCTTTGTTGGATTATGACGCTTTCTATTTTTTCAATTCATTTCAGGAAAATATAGATTTGACGGCCCGTATTGACAAATCAATTGATCCAAGTGAGGAACTATATAATCTATATACAGCTTATCTTAAAGACCAGCTGGAGAAAACTCCCATTGGCACAAAACTGGTTACCTACTGGAGCAATTGCAGAGAGGTTCCAAAAAGTTTCAGCCTAGAATCCGTTTCGCACGGCGGGATATTAAGCTTCTGGAGAAAAACGGCTTAA